From the genome of Scytonema hofmannii PCC 7110, one region includes:
- a CDS encoding filamentous hemagglutinin N-terminal domain-containing protein: MGLSGSNCCWQLRVASFVAVCALDVASGNFAKAQIAPDSTLGAESSTLTPNVSIDGLPADEINGGAIRGTSLFHSFQQFNVGIGQRVFFANPRGIENIFSRVTGTNPSVILGTLGVNGGANLFLLNPNGIVFGPNARLDLRGSFLASTARSIKFTDSLEFSTTNPSAPPLLTLNMPIGLQYGENPGRILVQGQGNELKVDQETGEVLEVNRTGSLEVEPGQTLALAGGEVVLEGGSLSAESGRVEVWSVQGEGLVGLTSTNPGWELSDRGIQNFQDIRLSQTAAIDTSGVGGGNIQMQGRRVALENGSLVLSLTQGEGSGGTISIKGSESIEASGSAPNGEASLFLTETLGIGKAGDVKIDTKSLILQNGAQISSSTFNQGSSGKIIVNASELVEAAGVTQIENFASGLFSVARKNTGEGGKVEVTTRRLLLRDGAQVSATTFSEGKGGNVLVKASESVEATGVAPIGASGLFAVSESTGEGGQVEIDTEKLILQNGAQVSATAFNKGNGGDVLVNARESVDVIGTAQNGNFGSGLGAQTQGTGNGGRVEINTRKLLVQDGAQISAATSIQASGDGGDVLVNAEESVKVIGIAQNGRFPSSLGAQTQGTGNGGRVKINTRKLLVQDGAQISATTFNQGRGGDVLVNARESVEAIGISYNGRFGSILGARTSGTGNAGRVEIDTGKLILRDGAQISSSTTREGSGNGGDVLVNAKESVEAIGISQISRFVSVTGLVAQTHGVGDGGTVTVNTGRLILQDGAQVSAITFNRGRGGNIIVNARESLEAIGFGSGLRVQTQGAGDGGTVTINTGRFLASKGAQTLATVFDNSEGKGGNINIRASKVELTGTSDNGDPTILFASTRGKGDSGEVTIDTAQLIVREGAQIGAGTFSSGQGGNVFVKASDLVELVGIVPQVPNRPFFRDWSGQRFPSGLFTGSENIGTAGNLRIETENLTLRDGATIAVNNQGRGDAGNLEVVARNVLLDNQAVLSATTTSGQGGNITLKIDDLLLLRRNSKISTSAGIDRAGGDGGNISIDSDLIVAIPNENSDITANAFQGRGGNINIKTQGLFGLEFRNFQTPLSDITASSEFGIAGVVDIDILDVDPAQALTELPADIVDVSRLIGQDFCRVVGQNSEFVVTGRGGLPSSPNETLRANAPWEDLRLVEESEPTAFKLPPAARSEQPKMEDNQPETIVEAQGWISTPNGNVLLTAKPATVTSQGLWLHPLDCQLWKQTSRS; this comes from the coding sequence ATGGGTCTAAGCGGGTCAAATTGTTGCTGGCAGTTGAGGGTAGCCAGCTTCGTAGCCGTATGTGCATTAGACGTTGCATCCGGGAATTTCGCCAAAGCTCAGATTGCCCCTGATTCCACTTTAGGTGCTGAGAGTTCTACACTAACGCCCAACGTTAGCATAGATGGTCTTCCTGCTGATGAAATTAATGGCGGGGCTATCAGAGGTACAAGTTTATTTCACAGTTTTCAACAATTCAATGTAGGCATTGGACAACGCGTCTTTTTCGCCAATCCCAGGGGAATTGAGAACATATTTAGTCGAGTGACTGGAACTAACCCCTCAGTTATTCTGGGAACATTGGGTGTCAACGGTGGAGCAAATCTGTTTTTACTTAACCCCAATGGTATTGTCTTTGGTCCTAATGCCAGACTAGACCTCCGTGGTTCTTTTTTGGCAAGTACTGCTAGGAGTATCAAATTTACTGATAGTCTAGAATTTAGCACTACTAATCCCTCTGCTCCTCCTTTGCTAACGCTCAATATGCCGATTGGTTTGCAATATGGAGAAAATCCAGGCAGAATTTTGGTACAGGGGCAAGGTAATGAACTGAAAGTCGATCAGGAGACTGGTGAGGTACTTGAGGTCAATCGAACTGGTAGTTTGGAGGTAGAACCCGGTCAAACTTTGGCTCTAGCTGGTGGTGAAGTCGTCCTGGAAGGCGGAAGTTTGAGCGCTGAATCGGGACGAGTTGAAGTTTGGAGTGTCCAGGGAGAGGGTTTAGTAGGTCTTACCTCAACGAATCCAGGCTGGGAATTGAGCGATCGCGGTATACAGAACTTCCAAGACATCCGCCTATCCCAAACTGCTGCTATTGATACTAGTGGTGTTGGAGGTGGCAATATTCAAATGCAAGGGCGACGAGTAGCGTTAGAAAATGGTTCGTTGGTTTTGTCCCTGACGCAGGGTGAGGGAAGCGGAGGAACTATCAGCATCAAAGGTTCCGAGTCTATCGAAGCTAGTGGAAGCGCCCCCAATGGCGAAGCAAGTCTCTTTTTAACGGAAACATTAGGTATCGGAAAAGCTGGTGATGTAAAAATTGACACAAAAAGCTTAATTCTCCAAAATGGGGCTCAAATATCATCTAGTACTTTTAATCAAGGTAGTAGCGGAAAGATTATTGTTAACGCCTCAGAGTTAGTTGAAGCAGCAGGTGTCACTCAAATTGAGAATTTTGCCAGTGGTTTATTTTCTGTTGCTCGTAAGAATACTGGTGAGGGTGGCAAAGTGGAGGTAACAACAAGAAGGCTATTACTCCGGGACGGAGCCCAGGTTAGCGCCACAACTTTTAGCGAAGGTAAGGGAGGAAACGTACTGGTGAAAGCTTCTGAGTCAGTGGAAGCGACTGGCGTTGCTCCAATTGGAGCCAGCGGCTTATTTGCTGTCAGTGAGAGTACTGGTGAGGGTGGTCAAGTAGAGATCGACACAGAGAAGCTAATACTCCAAAATGGGGCTCAGGTAAGCGCGACAGCTTTTAATAAAGGCAACGGGGGTGATGTGCTTGTTAATGCGAGGGAATCAGTGGACGTGATTGGCACTGCTCAAAATGGGAATTTTGGCAGTGGATTGGGAGCACAGACCCAAGGTACTGGAAACGGCGGCAGAGTGGAGATTAACACAAGAAAACTGCTTGTTCAAGATGGAGCACAGATAAGTGCTGCAACTTCTATTCAAGCTAGTGGGGATGGGGGAGATGTGCTTGTTAATGCAGAAGAGTCAGTGAAAGTGATTGGTATTGCTCAAAATGGCAGATTTCCAAGCAGCTTAGGAGCACAGACTCAAGGTACTGGAAACGGCGGGAGAGTAAAGATTAACACAAGAAAACTGCTCGTTCAAGATGGAGCACAGATAAGCGCTACAACTTTTAATCAAGGTCGTGGGGGCGATGTGCTTGTCAATGCGAGAGAGTCAGTAGAAGCGATTGGCATTTCTTACAATGGCAGATTTGGTAGCATCTTGGGAGCACGAACTAGTGGGACTGGAAACGCTGGTAGAGTAGAGATCGATACAGGGAAGCTGATACTCCGGGATGGGGCCCAGATAAGCTCCTCAACAACTCGCGAAGGTAGCGGTAATGGAGGCGATGTACTTGTCAACGCGAAGGAGTCAGTAGAAGCAATTGGCATTTCTCAAATTAGCAGGTTTGTCAGCGTCACCGGCTTGGTAGCACAGACTCATGGGGTTGGGGACGGCGGTACTGTAACAGTCAATACGGGAAGGCTAATTCTTCAAGATGGCGCACAAGTAAGCGCCATAACTTTTAATCGGGGTCGCGGGGGAAATATTATAGTCAATGCGAGAGAGTCACTAGAAGCAATTGGTTTTGGAAGCGGTTTGAGGGTGCAGACTCAAGGTGCTGGGGACGGTGGTACTGTGACTATCAATACAGGACGGTTTTTAGCTAGCAAAGGAGCACAAACTTTAGCTACTGTTTTTGATAACAGTGAAGGCAAGGGAGGAAATATTAACATTAGGGCTTCCAAAGTAGAATTAACTGGCACGTCCGATAATGGCGACCCCACAATTTTGTTTGCGAGTACTCGCGGTAAAGGCGACAGCGGCGAAGTCACAATTGACACTGCTCAATTAATCGTCCGAGAAGGAGCGCAAATAGGGGCTGGAACTTTTAGTAGCGGTCAAGGTGGTAATGTTTTTGTCAAAGCTTCTGATTTGGTTGAACTGGTTGGCATAGTTCCACAGGTTCCCAATCGACCTTTTTTTCGAGATTGGTCGGGTCAGCGGTTTCCTAGCGGTTTGTTTACTGGCTCTGAAAATATCGGTACTGCGGGAAATTTAAGGATTGAAACTGAAAACTTAACGCTTCGGGATGGAGCCACAATTGCTGTGAACAACCAGGGGAGAGGAGATGCAGGTAATTTAGAAGTGGTAGCTCGTAATGTTTTGCTGGACAATCAAGCTGTTCTCTCAGCGACAACAACATCAGGTCAGGGCGGAAATATTACGCTCAAAATCGATGACCTCTTGTTATTACGCCGCAACAGTAAAATCTCGACTAGCGCAGGTATCGATCGCGCTGGTGGTGATGGGGGCAATATCTCGATCGATAGTGACTTGATAGTTGCTATTCCTAATGAAAATAGCGATATCACCGCCAATGCTTTCCAGGGACGGGGAGGTAATATCAACATTAAAACTCAAGGTCTATTTGGTCTTGAGTTTCGCAATTTCCAGACTCCCCTGAGTGATATTACCGCTAGTTCTGAGTTTGGTATAGCCGGAGTTGTGGATATAGATATCTTGGATGTTGACCCGGCTCAAGCATTAACCGAATTACCAGCAGATATCGTTGATGTTTCTCGCTTGATTGGACAGGACTTCTGCCGCGTTGTCGGGCAGAATAGCGAATTTGTGGTTACGGGTCGTGGCGGTTTGCCTAGTTCTCCCAATGAAACGCTCAGGGCTAATGCTCCTTGGGAAGATTTACGCTTAGTCGAGGAGAGCGAACCAACAGCGTTCAAACTTCCGCCTGCAGCTAGGAGCGAGCAACCAAAAATGGAGGATAATCAACCAGAGACAATTGTGGAAGCTCAAGGTTGGATTAGCACACCGAATGGCAATGTGCTGCTGACGGCAAAACCTGCGACAGTGACATCTCAGGGACTTTGGTTGCATCCTCTAGACTGCCAACTGTGGAAGCAAACCAGTAGGAGTTGA
- a CDS encoding CHAT domain-containing protein, whose amino-acid sequence MKLLIRFITIALLALLLSLGIHTLNPVSAKPVAADRELTLMQAGNQHYDAGQFLEAAQVWQQAAQKYEKIGDRTHQALALSFVSLATQQLGQWQQAQASIDTSLSLLDESGKASTRIRAQVLNALARLQLVGGKAKLGQDSAQAALKTWQQVETLYRQAGDSVGTIGSQINQAQALQTLGLYRQARKLLVQIRQTLEQSPDSRLKMTGLRTLSDLFQQTGELQDSQKMLTQALAVAEKLELHQEQSITLLSLGNTARAQKQTEKALEFYQQVETVAVNKFPLIGMQAQLNRLSLLIETRQWDRARSLGSQIREPLAIFPPGRSTVNAQVNLAKNLICLQLQRSTPLCSLLPYQENQPSQTKTVNESSNSVIIALLNVAVQQAEHLQDRRTQSYALGNLGQFYEQQGEWQKAKEYTIKALSLSQQIQAGDISYQWQWQLGRLLKQKEIAGAIAAYSQAVKSLQSLRSDLVTLNPDIQFGFREEVEPVYRELVNLLLQAQTPSQENLKQAREAIEALQLAELDNFFRDACAQAKPEQLDKIVDSAATPTAVFYGIVLPDRLEFILKLPKQSNLLHYRTQVSQEEVESTLKQLQEKLTQPKPSKELPQLSQQVYNWLLRQAEPDLAKNSINTLVFVLDFSLQNIPLAVLDDGKQYLVQKYALALSPGLQLIESQPLTQIQLNVLTAGVSERRTVAGRTFDSLNQVPLELEQIQAEVARSQKLLNSTLNADNLRKAVESVPFSVIHLATHGNFSSNPDETFVLLWDRLLKAKNFDRLLGIGDRINTRAIELLALSACETATGDKRATLGLAGIAVRAGARSTLATLWQVKDESTAAFAIQFYKVLKDDKLTKAQALRQAQLYLIEKHPNTNYRLPYYWAPFVLVGNWL is encoded by the coding sequence ATGAAGCTGCTGATTCGGTTCATAACGATCGCTCTCTTAGCGCTACTCTTAAGTTTAGGTATCCATACCCTAAACCCGGTCAGTGCTAAGCCAGTCGCGGCGGATCGGGAATTGACGTTGATGCAAGCAGGTAACCAACACTACGATGCCGGTCAGTTTTTGGAAGCGGCTCAGGTATGGCAACAAGCTGCACAGAAGTATGAAAAAATAGGTGATCGCACTCATCAAGCCCTAGCATTAAGCTTTGTCTCATTAGCTACGCAACAACTCGGTCAATGGCAACAAGCTCAAGCATCAATTGATACAAGTTTATCTCTACTGGACGAATCAGGTAAAGCAAGCACTCGCATCCGCGCTCAAGTATTGAATGCTCTTGCACGTCTGCAATTAGTGGGAGGTAAAGCAAAACTAGGACAAGACTCTGCTCAAGCGGCTCTCAAAACTTGGCAACAGGTGGAGACTCTCTACAGACAAGCGGGCGACTCTGTGGGGACGATTGGTAGCCAAATTAATCAAGCTCAAGCGCTGCAAACTTTAGGGCTTTACCGTCAAGCTAGGAAATTACTGGTACAAATTCGCCAAACTTTAGAACAATCCCCAGACTCTCGTTTGAAGATGACTGGTCTACGCACCTTAAGCGATCTCTTCCAACAAACAGGAGAGTTACAAGACTCGCAAAAGATGCTGACACAGGCTTTAGCAGTAGCCGAAAAATTAGAATTGCACCAAGAACAAAGCATCACTTTACTGAGTTTAGGAAATACAGCTCGCGCCCAAAAACAAACTGAGAAGGCTCTAGAATTTTATCAACAAGTAGAAACAGTTGCAGTTAATAAATTTCCCCTGATCGGGATGCAAGCACAACTCAATCGCTTGAGCTTACTCATCGAAACACGCCAGTGGGATCGAGCGCGGAGTTTGGGGTCACAAATTCGGGAACCGCTAGCGATTTTCCCTCCAGGTCGGTCTACTGTTAACGCTCAAGTCAACTTAGCGAAGAATCTGATTTGTCTGCAACTCCAACGCAGTACACCCCTGTGCTCTTTACTACCATACCAGGAAAATCAGCCCTCACAAACTAAAACTGTAAACGAGTCATCGAACTCAGTCATTATTGCTCTGTTGAATGTAGCGGTGCAACAAGCCGAACACCTGCAAGACAGACGCACCCAGTCTTACGCTTTGGGGAATCTGGGTCAGTTTTACGAACAGCAAGGCGAATGGCAAAAAGCCAAAGAATACACTATCAAAGCCCTCAGTCTCTCCCAGCAGATTCAGGCTGGTGATATTAGTTACCAATGGCAATGGCAGTTAGGACGACTACTGAAACAAAAGGAGATCGCAGGAGCGATCGCCGCTTACTCCCAAGCTGTTAAATCTCTGCAATCGCTCCGCAGCGATTTGGTGACTCTCAATCCTGATATTCAATTTGGCTTTCGAGAGGAGGTAGAACCAGTTTATCGAGAACTCGTTAATTTGCTCTTACAAGCCCAGACTCCCAGCCAAGAAAACCTCAAGCAAGCCCGTGAAGCCATTGAAGCACTTCAACTGGCTGAACTCGACAACTTCTTTCGCGATGCTTGCGCCCAAGCCAAGCCAGAACAGCTTGATAAGATTGTAGACAGCGCCGCTACCCCAACAGCGGTCTTTTACGGTATTGTTTTGCCAGACCGCTTGGAGTTCATTCTCAAGTTACCCAAACAATCTAACTTGCTCCATTACAGAACTCAAGTTTCTCAAGAAGAAGTCGAAAGTACCTTAAAACAATTGCAAGAGAAGCTAACCCAGCCTAAACCCTCGAAAGAACTACCTCAATTATCTCAGCAAGTCTATAATTGGTTGCTCCGCCAAGCTGAACCCGATCTCGCTAAAAACAGCATTAATACCTTGGTATTCGTGTTAGATTTTTCTTTGCAGAATATTCCCCTTGCTGTTCTTGATGATGGCAAACAATATTTAGTTCAGAAGTATGCTCTGGCGCTCAGTCCGGGTTTACAGCTAATAGAATCCCAGCCCTTGACACAGATTCAACTTAACGTCTTAACAGCAGGGGTAAGCGAAAGACGTACCGTTGCAGGTAGAACCTTTGATTCCCTCAACCAAGTTCCTCTTGAACTCGAGCAAATTCAGGCTGAAGTAGCAAGAAGCCAGAAACTTCTGAACTCTACATTAAACGCCGACAACTTAAGAAAGGCGGTTGAATCAGTTCCTTTCTCTGTGATTCACCTTGCTACCCACGGGAATTTCAGTTCTAACCCCGACGAAACCTTTGTTTTGCTGTGGGATCGCTTGCTAAAAGCTAAGAATTTTGATCGATTACTTGGAATTGGCGATCGCATAAATACACGAGCAATTGAATTATTGGCGCTGAGTGCTTGTGAAACCGCCACTGGCGACAAACGAGCCACATTAGGTTTAGCCGGAATCGCTGTCCGAGCCGGAGCACGCAGTACATTAGCGACACTTTGGCAAGTCAAAGATGAGTCTACAGCTGCATTTGCTATTCAATTTTATAAAGTTTTAAAAGATGACAAGTTAACAAAAGCTCAAGCACTGCGCCAAGCTCAACTGTATCTGATAGAGAAGCATCCTAACACTAATTATCGGCTACCTTATTACTGGGCACCCTTCGTTTTAGTGGGCAATTGGTTGTAG
- a CDS encoding MsnO8 family LLM class oxidoreductase, which yields MSHKISLGVLDFCSVPYKRNSKYVLHTTIELACRVEAFGYSRYWLAEHHGGAAHASPEVLIPLIAALTKRIRIGSAGILLYFYSSLKIAENFKLLETLFSERIDLGICRGYADPLTAQALLDGRTREPNIELYKEKFEHLIHYLCGSSEVSVTPVGSASPAVWVLGSGGSSVPLAAQNGVAYSHSLLHIGFQDNPSILQEYRDIFQPKAGKISTPQCNVAVAGICAETEAQAHQLLKKHTNEFIVPSIVGNPSQCKEKLQMLQERYGVDEIIFLDLCQEFEDRLRSYELLATELRLTTISEQHAKIAELPASA from the coding sequence ATGAGCCATAAAATTAGTCTTGGCGTTCTCGATTTCTGCTCAGTTCCATATAAGAGAAACAGCAAATACGTACTTCATACAACTATAGAACTTGCGTGTCGAGTTGAAGCTTTTGGATATTCGCGCTATTGGCTAGCGGAGCATCATGGAGGTGCTGCTCATGCTAGTCCAGAAGTTTTAATTCCTCTTATTGCAGCACTCACTAAGAGGATTCGCATAGGATCGGCAGGAATTCTTCTCTACTTCTATAGTTCCTTAAAAATTGCCGAGAATTTTAAATTACTCGAAACCCTATTTTCGGAACGTATTGATCTAGGAATTTGCAGAGGTTATGCAGATCCATTGACTGCTCAAGCTCTTCTTGACGGGAGGACTCGGGAGCCGAATATCGAGCTTTATAAAGAGAAATTTGAACACCTGATACACTACTTGTGCGGAAGTTCAGAGGTGTCGGTGACACCTGTTGGTTCTGCTTCTCCGGCGGTTTGGGTTCTTGGTAGCGGTGGAAGTAGCGTGCCCTTAGCCGCACAAAATGGCGTTGCTTATAGCCATTCGCTCTTGCACATAGGATTCCAAGATAATCCCAGTATCCTCCAAGAGTACCGAGACATCTTCCAGCCAAAAGCGGGAAAAATTTCTACTCCTCAGTGCAATGTAGCAGTTGCAGGCATTTGCGCGGAAACTGAAGCTCAAGCACACCAATTACTCAAAAAACACACTAATGAGTTTATTGTACCGAGCATAGTAGGCAATCCCAGTCAATGTAAAGAGAAATTGCAGATGCTACAAGAGCGTTATGGCGTTGACGAAATCATATTCCTTGACCTTTGTCAGGAATTCGAGGATCGCTTACGTTCTTATGAATTGCTTGCTACTGAACTAAGATTAACGACTATTTCTGAGCAGCACGCCAAAATCGCAGAATTGCCTGCAAGTGCTTAA
- a CDS encoding HlyD family efflux transporter periplasmic adaptor subunit translates to MLSHFNADSLPLVQSHEFLPPIGSWVTLGSLVLVGGVGGAIALASVIEYKVTVKGQASVRPTGELRVVQAATEGQITNVFVKENQAVKKGDVLATIDDSRLQTKKSQLQSNIQQVQMQLLQIDAQIKALNRQIQAETERKNRAVSSAQAELNRVQRNYRDRQMTAKTEVEEAQANLKKAEKEWYQAQVELRSARANLQSTEAALKAAQSKRDRYQKVVQEGALSLNQFEEVQLEVAQQQQAVEIRRATVEVQQLLIAQQQQAVAAVRAKLQRNQVSLNPSDAEVAIATEGIAQENARGQATLATLNREWEALFQQRIQIKNQLQRDTSELQQIESDLSQTKITVTEDGIISRLNLRNPGQSVRMGEEIAQIVPSNAPLAIKAAVSPEDISQLEKGQKVQMRVSACPYPDYGTLKGVVSQISKDTIKSQRSEALPSVANISIPSWDSNASFYEVTILPDSLSLGRGNHQCTIQLGMEGRADIISRRETVLKYMLRKARLITNL, encoded by the coding sequence ATGCTTAGCCACTTCAACGCAGATTCTCTACCCCTAGTTCAAAGTCATGAATTTCTCCCGCCGATTGGTAGTTGGGTAACACTAGGCAGTTTGGTACTCGTTGGTGGTGTGGGGGGAGCGATCGCACTGGCTTCTGTCATCGAATATAAAGTAACCGTTAAAGGACAAGCCAGCGTCCGCCCTACGGGAGAATTGCGGGTGGTACAAGCAGCAACAGAAGGTCAAATTACAAACGTCTTTGTGAAAGAAAATCAGGCGGTAAAAAAAGGAGATGTGCTAGCCACTATCGATGATTCGCGCTTGCAAACTAAAAAAAGCCAACTGCAAAGCAACATTCAGCAGGTACAAATGCAACTGCTGCAAATCGATGCTCAAATTAAGGCGCTGAATCGACAAATCCAAGCGGAAACAGAGCGCAAAAACCGGGCTGTTAGTTCTGCTCAAGCCGAACTCAATCGCGTCCAACGCAATTACCGAGACCGACAAATGACAGCGAAAACGGAAGTTGAAGAAGCCCAAGCAAACTTAAAAAAAGCAGAAAAAGAATGGTATCAAGCACAAGTGGAATTGCGATCGGCTCGTGCTAACCTACAATCAACAGAAGCAGCATTGAAAGCAGCCCAATCCAAACGCGATCGCTATCAAAAGGTAGTTCAAGAGGGAGCCTTGTCTTTAAATCAATTCGAGGAAGTGCAGTTAGAAGTTGCTCAACAACAGCAAGCCGTTGAAATACGACGTGCTACTGTGGAGGTGCAACAGCTTCTTATTGCCCAGCAACAACAAGCCGTAGCCGCAGTACGAGCAAAACTGCAACGCAATCAAGTATCTCTCAACCCCAGTGACGCGGAAGTTGCGATCGCTACAGAGGGTATTGCTCAAGAAAATGCTAGGGGTCAAGCCACTCTCGCCACCCTCAACCGAGAATGGGAAGCATTGTTTCAGCAGCGGATTCAAATTAAGAATCAACTCCAGCGCGACACCAGCGAACTGCAACAAATTGAAAGCGACCTCAGCCAAACCAAGATTACAGTGACAGAAGACGGGATCATCTCTCGATTAAACCTGCGTAACCCCGGTCAATCTGTACGTATGGGCGAGGAAATTGCTCAAATTGTCCCTAGCAACGCTCCCTTAGCAATCAAAGCCGCCGTTTCTCCTGAGGATATTAGTCAGTTGGAAAAGGGTCAAAAGGTACAAATGCGGGTTTCTGCATGTCCTTACCCCGACTATGGTACTCTTAAAGGCGTCGTCAGTCAAATTTCTAAAGATACCATTAAATCTCAAAGGAGTGAGGCTTTGCCCTCAGTTGCCAACATTTCTATCCCCTCATGGGATAGCAATGCTTCTTTCTACGAGGTGACGATACTCCCAGACAGCTTGTCCTTAGGTAGGGGAAATCATCAATGTACTATTCAACTGGGAATGGAAGGCAGAGCTGATATTATTTCCCGACGAGAGACAGTCTTAAAATATATGCTCAGAAAAGCCAGGTTGATTACAAATTTGTAA
- a CDS encoding peptidase domain-containing ABC transporter: MKYQLVQQHSEEDCGAACLASITKHYGKTFTINSIRQTTGTRQQGTTLLGLKRGAEALGFNTRAVKVSLDAVNEKAIPLPTIIHWKGYHWVVLYGKRGNKYVVADPAVGIRYLEKKLLLEAWADGVMLLLEPDPVRFFTQEDEKEKIGGFGRFLRRVWPYRAILAQTLLFNLVLGLLSLASPFLLQILTDDVLVRGDMQLLASVGITVIIMRLVSSSLRLAQSNLVAHFAQRLQLGLIFEFGRQILRLPLSYYESRRSGEIVSRLEDIQQINQLISQAVVSLPSQLFIALVSLGFMLFYSVKLTVVAGASALLMTLSTIAFLPTLQQKIRSVLVLSAENQGVLVETFKGAITLKTTAAAPQFWEEFQGRFSRLANFTFRTIQISIVNGIFSNLVSSIGSIALLWFGSTLVIHQELTIGMLLAFNSMNANFTSFIETTIDFVDEFTRAKTATQRLTEVIEATPETLDNSQKPWVKIPDNTDIICTNLNFHHAGRVDLLQDFSLTIPGGKVIALIGKSGCGKSTLAKLIAGLYQLQSGNIRFGIYNLEDLSLDCLRQQVVLVPQDAHFWSRSIVENFRLGSPNITFEQIVQACHIAGADEFISNLPDKYQTVLGEFGANLSGGQKQRLAIARSIVNNPPVLILDESTGALDPVSEAQVLNQLLTHRQGQTTILISHRPKVIQQADWIVMVEQGQLKIQGSPETLSHQAGEHLDFLDGVNLSVNGFSKKPSSFHLNGSSSTSIC; this comes from the coding sequence ATGAAATACCAACTTGTTCAACAGCACAGCGAGGAAGACTGCGGCGCTGCGTGTTTGGCTTCCATTACTAAACATTATGGTAAGACCTTTACCATTAACAGCATTCGGCAAACAACAGGAACTAGGCAACAAGGAACCACATTATTAGGCTTGAAGCGAGGAGCTGAAGCCCTTGGTTTTAATACTAGAGCAGTGAAAGTATCTCTGGACGCCGTCAATGAAAAAGCTATTCCCCTGCCAACTATCATTCACTGGAAAGGTTATCATTGGGTGGTTTTATACGGCAAGCGAGGCAATAAATATGTTGTTGCTGACCCTGCTGTAGGTATTCGCTATCTGGAAAAAAAGTTGCTCCTTGAAGCGTGGGCAGATGGGGTCATGCTGCTCCTCGAACCAGATCCAGTCCGCTTTTTTACCCAAGAAGATGAAAAAGAGAAAATTGGTGGTTTCGGACGATTCCTTAGGCGTGTTTGGCCATATCGCGCCATTCTTGCCCAAACTTTGTTGTTTAACTTGGTTCTAGGACTGCTCTCTCTTGCTTCTCCATTTTTGCTGCAAATCCTCACCGATGATGTGCTGGTTCGTGGAGATATGCAACTGCTCGCGAGTGTTGGCATTACAGTGATTATCATGCGTCTGGTCAGTAGTAGCCTCCGGCTAGCGCAATCAAATCTCGTCGCTCACTTTGCTCAACGTCTGCAACTCGGTCTAATTTTTGAATTTGGACGCCAAATCTTGCGTTTACCTTTAAGTTATTATGAATCTCGTCGCAGTGGCGAAATAGTGAGTCGCCTAGAAGATATTCAACAAATTAATCAGTTAATTTCTCAAGCCGTTGTTAGTTTGCCTAGCCAACTTTTTATCGCCTTAGTTTCCTTAGGTTTCATGCTGTTCTACAGTGTAAAACTCACAGTCGTAGCTGGTGCGAGCGCTCTTTTAATGACTCTCTCTACAATAGCTTTCTTACCCACCCTACAACAAAAAATTCGTAGTGTTTTGGTCTTGTCAGCCGAAAACCAAGGCGTTTTGGTTGAAACCTTTAAAGGTGCTATTACCCTCAAAACAACTGCTGCTGCTCCGCAATTCTGGGAAGAATTTCAAGGGAGATTTAGTCGCCTTGCTAACTTTACCTTCCGGACAATCCAAATTAGCATTGTTAACGGGATTTTTTCAAATTTAGTCTCTAGCATTGGTAGCATTGCCCTGCTTTGGTTCGGTAGTACCCTAGTCATTCATCAGGAATTAACTATTGGGATGTTACTGGCATTTAATAGCATGAATGCTAACTTTACCAGCTTTATTGAAACTACTATCGATTTTGTTGATGAATTCACCCGTGCCAAAACTGCTACCCAACGGCTCACAGAAGTTATTGAAGCTACTCCAGAAACTCTAGATAACAGCCAAAAGCCTTGGGTAAAAATTCCGGACAACACAGATATTATCTGTACAAATCTCAACTTTCATCATGCAGGGAGAGTTGATTTGTTGCAAGATTTTTCCCTAACTATTCCTGGCGGTAAGGTAATTGCTCTCATCGGCAAATCTGGGTGCGGTAAAAGTACTCTGGCTAAATTGATAGCAGGTTTATATCAACTTCAGTCTGGTAATATACGCTTCGGTATTTATAACCTGGAGGATCTTTCTTTAGACTGTCTGCGACAACAAGTAGTACTAGTTCCCCAAGACGCGCATTTTTGGAGTCGGTCGATTGTGGAAAATTTTCGTTTGGGTTCGCCTAATATTACCTTTGAGCAGATTGTGCAAGCTTGTCACATTGCTGGGGCTGATGAGTTTATCAGCAACCTTCCCGATAAGTATCAAACGGTCTTAGGGGAATTTGGGGCTAATCTTTCTGGTGGTCAAAAGCAAAGATTAGCGATCGCTAGATCCATTGTCAATAATCCACCAGTGTTGATTTTAGATGAATCTACTGGTGCTCTCGACCCAGTAAGTGAAGCCCAAGTTTTAAACCAGCTGCTAACTCACCGCCAAGGTCAAACCACAATTTTGATTAGCCATCGCCCCAAAGTCATCCAGCAAGCTGATTGGATTGTCATGGTGGAACAAGGGCAATTGAAAATTCAAGGTTCTCCAGAGACTCTGAGCCATCAAGCTGGCGAGCATTTAGATTTCCTCGACGGCGTTAATTTATCAGTCAATGGTTTCTCCAAAAAGCCCTCTAGCTTTCATCTCAATGGAAGTTCTTCAACCAGCATTTGCTAA